In Acidobacteriota bacterium, the DNA window ATTCCAAATGGGTCGAGGACACGATGCCATTTTTCGAGCTGATCCTGAATCAGCGCCTTAGCCGGATAGAGTGCGACGACCTTCGCGAAGGGGTTCTTGAGCAACAGGTCGAGGCTGGCTGCCATGAACACCAGACTCTTGCCAGACGCCGTCGCCGTCGCCAGGCAGATGTCCTTCCTGCCGGCAACGGCTTGTAGAGCCTGAGCCTGGTGTGAGTACAGGCCAATCGGGAAAGCCGCCTTCAGCGAGGCCACAACGCGAGAATCCAAAGCGTCGGGAATCGGCGCGTAGGAGGCAGTCCTACCCGGAAGCGTAGCGCTCTCCATTACCTCAAACCCCGCCTCGTGCAAAAGCGGTTGGATAGGCGAAATACCTGCAGTTGTCGTGGCCATATGGTCTCCTGGCAAATCTTGAACCCAGGGTATGGACGCACGCCGCCGCCTCTCCTGACACTTCGGGCGCCGCCTGGCGACGGCTAAGCTCTCGGCCGGGGACTTCAGAACTTGCAGTCCTGCCAGGGATTGGTCCTTCGTCGCGACCGTTAAGTCACCGCTTCGTGAGTTCCTGATTAGCAGGCAGCATTCTTTTCAGGAAGGCGGCCCGGCCGAGAGTTCCGTGAACATCCAGTCCGGCACAACCCATCCACCGCTTCTTGCGCGGACGAGGCGATCCGAGAACGACAGCCCTTCGGGATCCACGATGAGGCCGTGCCGCCCCAGCCAGCCAAGAACCAAGTCGCCCTCTGAATCTCCGCGCGTCGCCAACGAATGCCACCAGTCCACCAATCTGCTCGCTGAGTCGCCCAAGCTTTCTACGACCTCATCCGCGCGCAGCCAATCTATTTCATGTTGAAAGCCCTGGGCCAAGCAAAGAGCCAGATTGATGCGATTAAACGGCTCGCTTGCCTTGAGACCACCCTCGAGATAGTGGGCCACAGGCTGGAGGTTCAGTTCCCGTTGTTGAATCTCACCGCGTCGCAACATGTAGGCGATGTTATTGCCGGCGTCCGTTGAACCTTGCTCAAAAGCCCGAAGAAAAGCATCTATCGCCACGTTCGTCTGACCACGCTCGAACAGTTGAACACCCAAGCTACTGAGTTTCTGAGGGTTGTTACCACTGGCCCGCCGCAGCCACTCCTTTCCCTCCGACTCGTTCGCTGCCACTCCGTCGCCCTCAATCAATCGCGTTCCGAGGTCTACCATCGCATCATGGTCGCCGCGCCGCGCACTTTTGCGCAGCCAAAATTCGCCCACCCCAGGCTCAGAAGTCAGGGGGCGTGCGGCCAATAACCTGGTTCCGAGATCGACCATCGCTCGAGTGTCTCCAGATCGACAGGCCCGCAATAGGAACCCTTTACCAGCGTCAACATCTTGAGCCATCTCGAGGCCATCAATCAGTAGAGCACCGAGTAACCGCATCGCAGGACCATACCCGGCTTCAGCCGCGCGTCTCAACATGGCTTCTCCGGTCGCCGTATCCTTGCTGATCTCTTTGCCCGCTATTAGCAGTTTCCCCAACAAGGTCGAAGCGCCGAGATTGCCGGCTTCGGCCGCCGATCTGAGCACGTGGAGGCCAGCATCACGATCGCGCGGCACACCATCTCCAGTGATCAATCGGCGCCCTAGTTCATTCTTCGCATTCCGGTCGCCGCGCTCTGCCAAGAGACTCAGCAGCCTCAGACCTTCGTCGCTGGCTTTGGCAACACCGTCCCCGTCAAGCAGGCGCCTCGCCAAATCTCGCATCGCCGCCGGTATTCCGCGCGCTACAGCGCGTTCGAGCTGCTCCCTTGCGCGGATCTTGTCTGAGGCTATTCCTCGGCCGTCGAAAAGGCGATCGGCCAACTCAACTATCGCCCTGGAATCGCCACGACTGGCCAAGTCGAGCAAGAGTGCATGTCCTTCCATTCTGAACTCGGACGATTCGCCGTCAAGCAGGCGTTCGGCCAACAGAATGCGTGCCTCCGAATCCCCAAGATCCGCGGCCACTCGTAGCCAGTCGATCGCTTCATTTGCTCTGGCCTCCGGAATCTCGCCAAAGTCGATGAGCTTGGCCAGAGCGATCATCGGCTCAACAAACCCCTGGTTCGCGCCCGTCCGAAGCAATACCTCGCCTTCGCCGGGATTGTCGGCTACCCCATTCCCAGCCACGAGTCTCTCACCAAGTTCCCGAAGTCTATGTTGGTTGAAGGCTGCTGCTTCGCTTCGGAGCATCGCTTCTCCTTCGGAGCTAGTCTCCTCGTGGTTCAGCAGATGAATAATCAGAATTCTCCTCGCCGAGTCGCCACCCAAGCGCGCGGCCTCGCGAAGATGTTGTGTGCCGATATCGCGATCTTCTTCAGACGGCTGATGTGAAAGCCATTCCCCTAGTACCGTCATGGCGACAACGTCGCCGTCGGCGATCAACTCTTCGAGTAGTCGGATTCCTTCGGAGCGATTCTTCGCCAGCCCGTTCCCTTCTAAGAATCTTCTGCCCAAATCGCGTTTGGCGCGCTGATGTCCATGATCCGAGGCTTTTCTAAGGATCTCGATCGCCTGGGATTCATTCGGGGCCAAATGGCCGCCAGGCAAGCAATGATGGGCAAAAATGACGGACGCCAAGCCGCTTCCTTCATCAATTGCGCGGCGGAGCCAACTCTCGCCAGCGGCGCCGTCCGCGGCGATACCCTGCCCGGTGATCAGCCTCGATCCCAGAATGCACATCGCTCGAACGTCGCCTGCTTCGGCCGTATCCACCAGTATCCGGCGCCCTTCTGACTCATCCAACTCGACACCATTGCCATCAAGGAGTCGCTCTGCGAGTTGACACGCCGCAAGCCCGTTACCTCGCTTCGCCGCACCGCGAAGCAGGCTGACCGCCCGATCGGAGTCGCGAGATGCGATGGGTCCATCAAACAAGACACTCGCTAGAATGACCGTGAATGATTCATCCTTCGCAGCACTGTCGCAAAGCAAGCTGAGGCCAGCCGGTCTGTCTGGCAATAGACGATCTCCAAACAACAGGCGAGTTCCCAGAAGGGACATCGCTCTTGCGTCGCCAGTCGCAGCAGCACGTCTAAGCCATCGCTCTCCGTTAACGGTGTCTGCTGGAAGGCCTTGGCCGCCCAATAATCGGTCGGCCAGAATGAGGGTTGCCGAGACGTCACCGGCTTCCGCCGATCTCGAAAGGTAACGGATGCCCGCCTCGGGGTCAGCAGAAACGGAACGGCCGTCAATATATCGCGCACCCAGCTCTCGAAGGGCTCGAGGCTCGTTGAGGTCGGCTGCCAACTTTAGGAAGGCGAGGCCGACCTCCACTCCATTCTGTTTCTTGAGAGCACCCAGGCCGATGTCGCGTAGGGGCTTGGCCGCCTCGCGCGACTTCAGGGCGTTCGCGATCGTCTGGGTTACGTGCGATGGCATCGGGGCTTCGCCCATCACCCGAGGTGCTGTAACGAATGCGGCGATTGTGTCTGAGCTGACAGCCGAGTCATTCCCGAGCCATTTGGCAATCGAGGCTAGTGCATTATCCAAGTCGCGGGGGCTGAGGTGGGGGGATCGAACGTGTTGAGCAAAGATGGATTGCGCCAGCTTCACGCGGCCGGAGCTTAGCCCCTCCACCTGAGGGCCAACCCTCCGTAGTAGCTCGACGGTTTCAGCCCGCGTCAACCTTGTGCCGGACTGCTGGATCAGATAACCCTGAATCTCGTCAACAGAGAGAGGACTGCAGGGTTCAAACACGGCCAACAGAACCAAGGACAAATGGAGTAAGCCACCAGAATCTGATCGCGTCCACTCACTTATTTGCCGCTCAAGCAGGTTATCGGCCAATCCACTGAGTGAAACCGAGTCAAAGGAGCCGTTGGCTCGCTCAACCTCCCGCCCAATAGCCGCGAGTACGTATGCCCATCCATTGCTGCGTTTGTGAGCCTCGTCATTGAACTGCTTCCCACGCCCTTGAGGCGAGTCTTTGACGCGCGTCAGAAGCGGAGTTTCATCGCGCGTCAGGTTATCAAGGCTCAGTACTTCCACATTTGACCGATTCAGCTTCAGCCACAAATCCAAGCCCAGGTTGGGCCGAGTCGTGGCGATTACAACTGAACCTTTGGGAACTGGCTCTGGGAGGAATCCAAGCTGAGCACCGTCGCGGGTAATCTCGTCGAGTGCGTCGAGGATCATCAAGGAAGCCCCACGCTCTTCGACCAGCCGCTCAAGAGCCCACCGGAGTGCCCTATTGTGTAGACCGGTTGGATCCGGTACTCCCAAGTCGCGCCGCGGGGCTCGTGAGCGATCGGTGCTGGGGTGTCGATCTTCGAACATTCTATCAAGAGCCTCATCATTGCTGCTGCCGTACGGCTGGGGGTCAATCAGGACAGGAGAGGCATATGAGAGCGACGCCAATGATTCCGGCACCGCTCGAATCAATTGGCTATTCGCCTGAGCAACGAGCAGCGTTACGATTTCATCGACTCTGGCGGATTGCTTCCCGAAGTGCAGTAGCACTCCTGGCAACCATGGCGCGTCTCTCCGAACCTTAGGCCCATCTGAGCCGAGGAGCCGCCCTTCAGCGGCGAATCTGTCCGCCAACTTCGCCATCAAGGCCGACTTTCCCTGCCCTTCTGGCCCCGTTAGCACTAGGTACCCTCCGGTCTCGCGGAGCTTGGCCACACGCTCTGAGCACATTTGTAGCCAATACTCTCGTCCTCCAAAACGGTCCACATGATTTCGCTGCACTTCTGCGATCGTTCGAAGAGTCTGTAGCGGCGCGTCGTCCAATCGCAGCGGACGCGAAATGAGACCCGCGAGTACGTCGCGAAGCACCAAATGCCACTTCAGGAGGGGGCCAAGGAACAGAGTAATCGCCAGGTCGATATCCTTTCGGTCTGGCAGGCCACCGGGATCATGGCCATCGTTCCGGCAGTCTTGGGCAATCCTATAGTTTCGGCGAACCGGATCTACTATCCCGTCTGGATCAGGGGCATTGGCTTCCCCTTTAGTGAGAAGGTCCAGCCGAAGGTACGCCTCGAAGAGGTTAAACCGGGCATTTTTTCGCTGCCGTCTCGCCTCTTCTGATCGCTCTTGAAGCTCCTCATAGACCGGAGAGTCGACAACCCACAGGATGGCCTTTAGCCAATGCTCGGCGTTATGTTGAACCCACCGACCAGCCGACTTCCATGCTTCATCTGTCTTGCCAGACTCCTCAAACTGTGCCACCTCAAACAGAGCAGCTGGCACGTCACCGATCTTGGTAAATTCTGGGCGACCGAGACACGCGGCCACGATTCGATCACCGATGACCAGGGCCTCGTCCAATCGCTGCGAACTCACTACACCGTACTCAGCGCTTGAACGAAATACTGCTGGGGCACGGTGTGACAGAAATGACGACAGAGTTATGAACTGGTTCGATGCCATGGGAAGGGTGCGTTTCCTCAGTAGGGGTAACAGAGGGCGACGTGAGTTGCTAAGTCTTTTCCAATCGCTCCGAGGCGAAGGTGCTGCATTAGGCCAGGCTCCAACGCCGAGATTCGATTTATCGACGCTGTAGCACCGGAGGTTGAGTTCGCCGCAATCGCCTCATCCAGTTCCACGAGAACCAGATTTACCGCAGCGGAGTGCCTGCGGCGACGATCTGGATCAGCTGCTGCGTGTGTGAGCGCGGCACGAATAGTCGAACTCAACGCTTCATCCGCTTCAACTCTGTCCGAACGCAACACACAGCGCGCTGCGGCCCACTTGACGTGCTGCGGTGCACTGTGTCCCTGGGCCATCAACGACAACCTCTGTAATCCGATCTCACGTCCGACTGTGCGCAGCAAACACCAAGCTCGAGCATGCGACAGTTCCACGTAGGCGCTGCCATCGAGGCCCAGACCTCCCACAGCCTCAACAGCCGAGCGCAACACTTCCGCTCGATAGAAAGACTCGCAGTCGCCCAAGGCACCGCTCAAACGAAACCATTCTGCCAGTGGGAACGACACCTCATCGTAGAGCAGGCTGTCGAAATAGGCGCAAGCCAACTCCTCCTGACGTGCCAGGGCATCGGCTGCGCGCCCGGTGACCGCCCAAAGACGCGCGATCGCTCCCTCGACCCGCAACTGCATCACTTGGCCATCCCGGACGTTGGCGGCCCGGACCAGACCCACGAGCGGCTCGACCTCGGACCATGTCGGTTGGCCGACATCGGCCACCTGCTGAACCAGGTGAGACACGATATGGGTGCGTAGCGGGGCGGGCCTGGTAAGCAGCCAGTCAACTGAGGGAACTGGAATGGAACCAGAATTCAGCTCATGACGTTCGGCTACGCCTCGAGCGAACCCAAGCTTGAATTTCTGATCCTCGGTTAGATGCTGCCAGCTATCTAACGCTCGGGCCGCTGCAGCGGCAACTGGTGACCAGTCGACAAGTTCTCCGCGTCCGACGAGCGAGAACCTAAAGAACCACTCGGCAAGCTGTTGTCGTCTCGGTGCGGTTGTGCCCTCGGCCAAGAGTAATTCGACTAGACGCTCGCCGAAGACAACCTCAAGAGTGTGCGAAGCACTGCTGGCACCAATGATCTCTAAACGCCCAGCCGACAGCCGTCGCGCTTCCTCCTCTTGAGGGGCAGCGACAATCAAAGTTGTGACCCTCGGGAGAATCCCGACGATCGAGTTGATCTTTAGGGCCAATCCATCAACTGCGTGCAGGCTTCCGTCGTCGGCTATGGCTGCACTTGCTGCCAAATGTCCGGGCAGAGGAACGTTGAAGACGCGTGAGGCGAGC includes these proteins:
- a CDS encoding tetratricopeptide repeat protein, with the protein product MASNQFITLSSFLSHRAPAVFRSSAEYGVVSSQRLDEALVIGDRIVAACLGRPEFTKIGDVPAALFEVAQFEESGKTDEAWKSAGRWVQHNAEHWLKAILWVVDSPVYEELQERSEEARRQRKNARFNLFEAYLRLDLLTKGEANAPDPDGIVDPVRRNYRIAQDCRNDGHDPGGLPDRKDIDLAITLFLGPLLKWHLVLRDVLAGLISRPLRLDDAPLQTLRTIAEVQRNHVDRFGGREYWLQMCSERVAKLRETGGYLVLTGPEGQGKSALMAKLADRFAAEGRLLGSDGPKVRRDAPWLPGVLLHFGKQSARVDEIVTLLVAQANSQLIRAVPESLASLSYASPVLIDPQPYGSSNDEALDRMFEDRHPSTDRSRAPRRDLGVPDPTGLHNRALRWALERLVEERGASLMILDALDEITRDGAQLGFLPEPVPKGSVVIATTRPNLGLDLWLKLNRSNVEVLSLDNLTRDETPLLTRVKDSPQGRGKQFNDEAHKRSNGWAYVLAAIGREVERANGSFDSVSLSGLADNLLERQISEWTRSDSGGLLHLSLVLLAVFEPCSPLSVDEIQGYLIQQSGTRLTRAETVELLRRVGPQVEGLSSGRVKLAQSIFAQHVRSPHLSPRDLDNALASIAKWLGNDSAVSSDTIAAFVTAPRVMGEAPMPSHVTQTIANALKSREAAKPLRDIGLGALKKQNGVEVGLAFLKLAADLNEPRALRELGARYIDGRSVSADPEAGIRYLSRSAEAGDVSATLILADRLLGGQGLPADTVNGERWLRRAAATGDARAMSLLGTRLLFGDRLLPDRPAGLSLLCDSAAKDESFTVILASVLFDGPIASRDSDRAVSLLRGAAKRGNGLAACQLAERLLDGNGVELDESEGRRILVDTAEAGDVRAMCILGSRLITGQGIAADGAAGESWLRRAIDEGSGLASVIFAHHCLPGGHLAPNESQAIEILRKASDHGHQRAKRDLGRRFLEGNGLAKNRSEGIRLLEELIADGDVVAMTVLGEWLSHQPSEEDRDIGTQHLREAARLGGDSARRILIIHLLNHEETSSEGEAMLRSEAAAFNQHRLRELGERLVAGNGVADNPGEGEVLLRTGANQGFVEPMIALAKLIDFGEIPEARANEAIDWLRVAADLGDSEARILLAERLLDGESSEFRMEGHALLLDLASRGDSRAIVELADRLFDGRGIASDKIRAREQLERAVARGIPAAMRDLARRLLDGDGVAKASDEGLRLLSLLAERGDRNAKNELGRRLITGDGVPRDRDAGLHVLRSAAEAGNLGASTLLGKLLIAGKEISKDTATGEAMLRRAAEAGYGPAMRLLGALLIDGLEMAQDVDAGKGFLLRACRSGDTRAMVDLGTRLLAARPLTSEPGVGEFWLRKSARRGDHDAMVDLGTRLIEGDGVAANESEGKEWLRRASGNNPQKLSSLGVQLFERGQTNVAIDAFLRAFEQGSTDAGNNIAYMLRRGEIQQRELNLQPVAHYLEGGLKASEPFNRINLALCLAQGFQHEIDWLRADEVVESLGDSASRLVDWWHSLATRGDSEGDLVLGWLGRHGLIVDPEGLSFSDRLVRARSGGWVVPDWMFTELSAGPPS